The Candidatus Effluviviaceae Genus V sp. DNA window CAGCACGCGGTCTCAGAGACCGAGGGCGACAATGCCGCCGTCGACGGCGCGTACATCGCGCGGCTGATGGGCGGCGACTGGGGTTTCTGGCGGACCGCCACCATGAACATCGAGAAGGTCGAGCGGTTCGCCGATGAGTACCTGGGCATCGACGAGGCCGCGCCGGTCAAGAAGCGGCTCGCGGTGCTCTCGCGTCTCATCGACGACCAGCCGAAGAGCATGGCGTGGAAGCTCCGGTCGAAGATCGGCGACCGCGTCACGTGGTACCGCGAGGTCGAAGAGGTCGAACGCGACTAGCCTGCGGCGTGCGGGACGGGCGCCCGCCGCGCGGGCGTCTCTTCACTCCACGCGTCCCGCCGCCGACAACTCACGCATATCATCCTCGAGAGGGAGGTTCCATGAACACGCAGTCGACGGAGCGCCCGGAGCGCTCCGAACGTATGGATTTCGAGTACTCGCTCATCGACGTGCTGGCGCTCGAACCGGAGCAGTTCCCGGAGCGGAGCGCCCCCACGCTCGAGCGGGTTCTCGAGGTCATCGGGATCGTCATCGACGACAAGACGAGCAGGGAGCATCTGGCGGGAGAGGCCGGAGGCGTCGTGGACGGGACAAGCGGCCCGCGCGATCCGCTGAGCGTGCCGGACGCCGTTCGTCTGGCGGCGCTGCTCGGCGAGCGTCTCGACGCTGACCAGTCGGCCCTCGCGGCCCAGCTCCTCTTCGAGTCCGAGCTGTCGACGGGTGAGGTCATCGACCTCCACAAGCAGTACAAGATCCCGGTGTCGCATCTGGAGGACGACCTCCTGCCCGTCAGAGGGGACGGCGCGACGATCTGGGACTCGTGGGGGCGCTCGTACATCGACCTCGACAGCAACTACAGCGCGACGAACCTGGGGAACTCGAACCCCGAGCTCGCGGTCGGCCTGATGAACCAGGCGAGTCTGCTGGTCTCTCAGAAGGAGGACCGCATCCAGGTTGCTCGGGCGCGCTTTCTGAAGGAGATCCACGGCATGCTGCCCGAGGGGCTCGACCGCTTCTACTGGCAGAACTCGGGCGGCGAGGCCGTCGACAAGACCTTGAAGGTCGCCAAGGCCTTCACCGCTCACAGGGGCGTCATCGCCTTCGAAGGCGGCTTCCACGGCCGCACGCACGGGGCGGTCGCCGTCACCTACAACGAGGCCTACCGGAAGCCGTTCGGTCTGGAGAACGAGGACTGGGTCCACTTCGCCGAGTTCAACAACCTCGACAGTGTCGAGAAGCTCCTGAAGGAGGGGAAGGCGAAGACCGTCATCCTCGAGCTCATCCAGGGTGAGGAAGGCGGCATGCGCCCGGCGACGCCCGAGTTCGCCGAGGGTCTCCGGAAGCTCTGCGACGACCACGGCGCCGTCATGATCGCCGACGAGGTCCAGACCGGCTTCGGCCGGGTGGCCGAGAAGCCGGGGCAGTGGTTCGCGAGCCACAGGTACGGTGTCACACCCGACATCATGGCGATCGGGAAGTCGTTCGGGGGAGGGTACCCCGTGACGGCCGTAGTCACGCACGGGAAGATCTCGGACAAGATGGTCGGAGGCTACGACGGTTCGACCTTCGGCGGGAACCCGATGGCGATGACGTCCGCGCTCATCGCGACGCGACAGATGAAGCGTCTCGACCTGACGAGGCGCACGGTCGAGCGCTCGAAGCAGTTCGCCGACGGGCTGTCGCAGATCGACTCGCCCGCCGTCAAGGGCTTCAGGACGCTCGGGCTGATGGTCGCCGTCGATCTCGATTCGGCCGATCGCGTGCCCGACATTCAGGACCGGATGAAGGCCCACGGAGCTCACTCGTCGCTCTCCACTGGGAGCACGCTCCGCTGGATGCCTCCGCTCGTAATCTCGCCTGAGGAGGTCGAGGTGGTTCTTGAGGCCTTCCGGGCGGCCCTCAGGGAGACGGGAGCGTAGTCTCTGAGCACCCGGGGCGGCGGTCGAGAGAGCCCGAGCATGGTCTCCGGGCACCGCACGGTGCGCCGAGCTGTCCTGGGACCTTCGGGAACCGGTGGGGGGCCTTTCTCCTTGACACTCCTTCGGGAGCGGGGCTAGCCTTCGTGCTGGCGCGGTCCGCGGGGCTTTCCGGGGACTGCGCGGGGTTGTGTCGTCCTGCCGCGCCCTCGCGGCGCGGCCGTCTGAGGTCGGGGACGGTGTTGTCATGAAGAGCTTCCGGCGCGCCAGGCGCCTCGACAGGCTTCCTCCGTATCTCTTCGTCGAGCTGGACCGGGCGAAGCGCGAGCTCAAGCAGGGCGGCGTCGACCTGGTCGATCTCGGCATCGGTGACCCGGACTGCCCGACCTTCCCGGAGATCGTCGACGCCCTTCGCGAGGCGTGCGCCGACCCGTCTACCCACGTCTATCCCTCGCAGCGGGGGGAGCTCGAGCTGCGCCGGGCGGTCGCCGCGTGGTTCGAGGAGCGCTACGGCGTCGCGCTCGACCCAGAGCGCGAGGTCCTCGCGCTCATCGGAACGAAGGAGGGGCTGGGTCACCTGCCGCTCGCCCTGCTCGATCCGGGCGACACGTGTCTGGTACCCGATCCCGCGTATCCGGTCTATCAGTCGGCGGCCTTCCTGGCGGGGGCCGACGTCGTCCACATGCCCCTCGACCCGGAGCTCGGCTTCAGACCGGACCTCGACTGTCAGCCCAGACCGGTGCTCGACGAGGCGAAGCTCCTCACCGTCAACTTCCCGAACAACCCGACCGGTGCCGCGGCCGATCCGGAGTTCTTCCAGCTTCTCGTCAACCGGGCCGAGGAGCACGGGTTCGTCGCCGTCAACGACGGCGCCTACTCGGAGCTCGTGTTCGACGGGCCGCGCATCTCGCTGCTCCAGGCCGACGGGGGGCGCGAGGTCGGCGTCGAGTTTCACTCCTTCTCGAAGACCTTCAACATGACGGGCTGGCGCATCGGCTTCGCCCTGGGGAACCCGGACGTCCTGGACGCGCTCGCGACCGTCAAGAACAACGTTGATTCCGGCGCCTTCACGGCCATTCAGAGAGCGGCCATGGCGGCGCTGTCGCTCCCGCAGGAGCGCATCGACGAGCAGATCGAGCTCTACAGGCGCAGGCGGGACGCGCTCGTCGACGGCCTCTGGGAGGCCGGCTGGCAGGTGCACAGACCGCACGCCAGCTTCTACGTCTGGGCGCACGTCCCGACGGACGAGGACTCGGCGACGTTCTCCAGGAGGCTTCTGAACGAGGCCCACGTCGTCACGACGCCCGGCTCGGGCTTCGGTCCGTCGGGTGAGGGATACGTCCGCATGGCGCTGACCGCCACGGAGGAGCGTATCGCTGAGGCCGTTGCGAGGATCCGGCGAATCCTGTAGTTTGTAGGCGCTGTGGGGCTGCCTGTATCAACGGAGAGCGGAGGATGGACATGGCTGAGTACCGCGTATCGCTTGAGAACATCCGTCTCTACGGCTACCACGGGGCGACGCCGTCCGAGCGTGAGCTCGGCCAGCGCTTCGAGGTCGACGTCGAGATCTCGGCCGATCTGTCGGGCGCGGTGGCCGAGGACTCGATGAAGAAGACCGTCAACTACGAGAAGGTCTACCGGCTGGTCGAGAGCGAGGTCGTCGGTCAGAAGTACCATCTGCTCGAGACCATGGCCGACAAGATCGCGCGCGACGTTCTGGAGCAGTTCGGGGCCCTGAAGGTGACCGTGCGCGTCAGGAAGCCCAGTGTGCCGATAGCCGGGACCATCGACCACGTCGAGGTCGAGGTGACGCACACCAGCTAGCCCGACCGCGGGTCGCACGTCACGGCGCGACGGGCGGACGCGACCGCTCGAGGGGGTGATCTTCTGGCAAGGGCCTGGATC harbors:
- a CDS encoding aminotransferase class I/II-fold pyridoxal phosphate-dependent enzyme, which encodes MKSFRRARRLDRLPPYLFVELDRAKRELKQGGVDLVDLGIGDPDCPTFPEIVDALREACADPSTHVYPSQRGELELRRAVAAWFEERYGVALDPEREVLALIGTKEGLGHLPLALLDPGDTCLVPDPAYPVYQSAAFLAGADVVHMPLDPELGFRPDLDCQPRPVLDEAKLLTVNFPNNPTGAAADPEFFQLLVNRAEEHGFVAVNDGAYSELVFDGPRISLLQADGGREVGVEFHSFSKTFNMTGWRIGFALGNPDVLDALATVKNNVDSGAFTAIQRAAMAALSLPQERIDEQIELYRRRRDALVDGLWEAGWQVHRPHASFYVWAHVPTDEDSATFSRRLLNEAHVVTTPGSGFGPSGEGYVRMALTATEERIAEAVARIRRIL
- the folB gene encoding dihydroneopterin aldolase — encoded protein: MDMAEYRVSLENIRLYGYHGATPSERELGQRFEVDVEISADLSGAVAEDSMKKTVNYEKVYRLVESEVVGQKYHLLETMADKIARDVLEQFGALKVTVRVRKPSVPIAGTIDHVEVEVTHTS
- a CDS encoding aminotransferase class III-fold pyridoxal phosphate-dependent enzyme — protein: MNTQSTERPERSERMDFEYSLIDVLALEPEQFPERSAPTLERVLEVIGIVIDDKTSREHLAGEAGGVVDGTSGPRDPLSVPDAVRLAALLGERLDADQSALAAQLLFESELSTGEVIDLHKQYKIPVSHLEDDLLPVRGDGATIWDSWGRSYIDLDSNYSATNLGNSNPELAVGLMNQASLLVSQKEDRIQVARARFLKEIHGMLPEGLDRFYWQNSGGEAVDKTLKVAKAFTAHRGVIAFEGGFHGRTHGAVAVTYNEAYRKPFGLENEDWVHFAEFNNLDSVEKLLKEGKAKTVILELIQGEEGGMRPATPEFAEGLRKLCDDHGAVMIADEVQTGFGRVAEKPGQWFASHRYGVTPDIMAIGKSFGGGYPVTAVVTHGKISDKMVGGYDGSTFGGNPMAMTSALIATRQMKRLDLTRRTVERSKQFADGLSQIDSPAVKGFRTLGLMVAVDLDSADRVPDIQDRMKAHGAHSSLSTGSTLRWMPPLVISPEEVEVVLEAFRAALRETGA